Proteins from a single region of Rhodospirillales bacterium:
- a CDS encoding RNA polymerase factor sigma-32: MTYIDDPQTQKANMDYIRCSMGEPLLEKGHELDLARQWRDKKDERALHKLVKSYTRLVISVASRFRNYGLPMGDLIQEGNVGLMLAAERFDPERDIRFSTYATWWIRASIQDYVLRNWSIVRTGTTSAQKSLFFNYRRLRAKVERAADHEGLNDDSRVQIANELNIKVKDVEAMEGRLSGTDQSLNAHIGQDGEDEWQSLLSDERPNPEEVALHVVDSEARSRWLNNALHDLSDREQTIIRQRHLGQEVVTLEALGKELGVSKERVRQLEVRAMEKLKTSIENQADIGPELFSGGLPY; this comes from the coding sequence ATGACGTATATTGATGATCCGCAGACACAAAAAGCGAATATGGATTATATTCGCTGTTCTATGGGTGAGCCTTTGTTGGAAAAAGGCCATGAGTTGGACTTGGCGCGGCAATGGCGTGACAAAAAAGATGAGCGCGCGCTGCATAAGCTTGTGAAGTCTTATACACGGCTGGTGATTTCAGTGGCCTCGCGCTTTCGTAATTATGGCTTGCCGATGGGTGACCTTATTCAGGAAGGCAATGTCGGGTTGATGCTGGCCGCTGAGCGTTTTGATCCGGAGCGTGATATTCGTTTTTCGACCTATGCGACGTGGTGGATCCGCGCGAGCATCCAGGATTATGTACTGCGGAACTGGTCGATTGTACGCACCGGCACGACATCGGCTCAGAAATCGCTGTTTTTTAATTACCGCCGTTTGCGTGCAAAGGTTGAGCGCGCCGCCGATCATGAGGGCCTTAATGATGATAGCCGGGTGCAAATTGCCAATGAGTTGAACATCAAGGTCAAGGATGTAGAGGCTATGGAAGGCCGTTTGTCTGGCACAGATCAATCGCTGAATGCCCATATTGGTCAGGACGGCGAGGATGAGTGGCAGAGCCTGCTGAGTGATGAGCGGCCAAACCCGGAAGAAGTTGCGTTGCATGTTGTAGATTCTGAGGCGCGATCGAGATGGTTGAACAATGCACTGCACGATCTGAGTGATCGGGAGCAGACTATTATCCGCCAGCGGCATTTGGGACAGGAGGTCGTGACGCTTGAGGCGCTTGGTAAAGAGTTGGGCGTGAGTAAGGAGCGTGTGCGCCAGCTTGAAGTGCGAGCGATGGAAAAGCTGAAAACATCAATCGAAAACCAAGCCGATATCGGCCCAGAATTGTTTTCCGGCGGACTACCGTATTAA
- a CDS encoding M48 family metalloprotease, whose translation MRRFKVFFAVLNVFLTAALTGCSTNPATGQQQFTALMSPQQEVQVGASEHQKIAQQFGFYEDARVNAYVTSVGRKVTTKTERPDVQYKFFVLDSPIVNAFALPGGYIYVSRGLLALANSEAELAAVLAHETGHITGRHSAERYSRGVVTTLGAGVLSAVLGSDGASQALGVGANLYLSAYSRGQESEADALGLRYMTHGGYDVDAMAKFLSSLKAQSDLDSRLAGNGNANGFSYFSTHPATADRVAQTRTQARNYPSGGQVNRNAHLNIINGMIYGDSAAQGFVRGQSFYHPKMDFTFTVPAGFNLKNSPAQITASASNGAVLIFDMAANKQGLDPRSYVQSWVDDRQLQGLESINVHGRTGATASFAGNINGRPVTIRLVAIAYGDRFARFQMAIPAGAPAAQLEGLKAATYSFRSMSDKEKNSVHPYRLQTFIAQSGDSVASIVRRQPFTNLQEERFLVLNGLRAGEPLQTGWMYKKIVE comes from the coding sequence ATGCGACGTTTCAAGGTTTTCTTTGCAGTTTTAAACGTTTTTTTGACTGCCGCACTGACGGGGTGCTCCACCAATCCTGCCACAGGACAGCAACAATTCACCGCTTTGATGTCGCCCCAGCAAGAAGTGCAGGTTGGCGCATCCGAGCATCAAAAGATCGCCCAGCAATTCGGCTTTTATGAAGATGCAAGGGTTAATGCCTACGTCACCAGCGTCGGTCGAAAGGTCACCACCAAAACCGAACGCCCCGATGTTCAGTATAAATTTTTTGTTCTCGACAGTCCCATCGTCAACGCTTTTGCACTGCCGGGCGGCTATATCTATGTTTCGCGTGGACTGCTGGCATTGGCAAACAGTGAGGCCGAACTCGCCGCCGTACTGGCCCATGAAACTGGACACATCACCGGGCGTCATTCCGCAGAGCGCTATTCACGCGGCGTAGTTACCACACTGGGCGCAGGGGTGCTCTCCGCTGTGCTGGGTAGTGATGGAGCCTCGCAAGCATTGGGCGTCGGCGCGAACCTCTACTTAAGCGCCTATTCCCGTGGGCAGGAAAGCGAAGCCGACGCACTGGGGCTGCGCTACATGACTCATGGCGGTTACGATGTAGATGCGATGGCTAAATTCCTGAGTTCATTAAAGGCACAATCAGACCTCGACAGCCGCCTGGCAGGCAATGGTAATGCAAACGGCTTTAGCTATTTTTCAACTCACCCGGCCACCGCCGACCGCGTTGCGCAAACGCGCACGCAAGCCCGCAATTATCCTAGTGGCGGGCAGGTGAATCGGAATGCCCACCTCAATATCATTAACGGCATGATTTATGGAGATAGCGCCGCCCAAGGGTTCGTTCGCGGCCAAAGTTTTTATCACCCGAAAATGGACTTTACCTTCACCGTGCCCGCAGGCTTTAATTTGAAAAACAGCCCCGCCCAAATCACCGCGAGCGCAAGCAACGGCGCAGTTCTGATCTTCGATATGGCGGCAAATAAGCAAGGGCTTGACCCGCGCAGCTATGTGCAAAGCTGGGTCGATGATCGCCAGTTGCAAGGTCTTGAATCCATCAATGTACATGGCCGCACAGGCGCAACGGCTAGTTTTGCCGGAAATATTAATGGCCGTCCTGTGACGATCCGCTTGGTGGCGATTGCATATGGTGATCGCTTTGCCCGCTTCCAGATGGCGATTCCGGCGGGCGCTCCAGCCGCGCAGCTCGAAGGCTTAAAGGCGGCGACCTATAGCTTCCGCTCTATGAGCGATAAAGAGAAAAACTCTGTGCATCCATATCGCTTGCAAACGTTCATCGCCCAATCCGGCGATAGCGTAGCATCAATCGTTCGCCGTCAGCCTTTTACAAATCTTCAGGAAGAACGTTTCCTTGTCCTCAACGGCTTGAGGGCAGGCGAGCCGTTGCAGACCGGATGGATGTACAAGAAAATCGTAGAATAA
- a CDS encoding thermonuclease family protein → MFLKNWHILVFFLLLANLYSIGAAYGQDASALPASDFSALRKTGEAQVLEVISPLTVKLSNGDIVRLPGLHFPDYDYTAERTGPFALTAMKVLQDMLEGKKVEIYQTPKKDWGRTNRMGHALAHLVRSDSGLWAQGMLIRLGLAQVKTSQRNPEMAAQLYALEAEARHEKIGIWENDDVILSPEDALKHLNSFQIVEGVIQSAAMKKNRVYLNFGGNWRNDFTVSIAPEDRRIFSKAEINPLDWNGAHVRVRGWVEEYNGAYIEIDHPEALEILSAGDDVQKRPNDK, encoded by the coding sequence ATGTTTCTTAAAAACTGGCACATCTTAGTCTTTTTCCTGCTGCTCGCCAACTTATATAGTATCGGCGCTGCGTACGGGCAAGACGCTAGCGCTCTGCCCGCCAGCGATTTTTCCGCGCTCAGAAAAACCGGCGAAGCACAAGTGCTGGAAGTCATCAGCCCGCTTACGGTAAAGCTCAGCAACGGCGATATTGTCCGCCTGCCGGGACTACACTTCCCAGACTATGATTATACGGCGGAGCGCACCGGCCCCTTCGCTCTTACTGCCATGAAGGTCCTTCAAGATATGCTGGAAGGGAAAAAAGTGGAGATTTATCAAACGCCGAAAAAAGATTGGGGGCGGACCAACCGCATGGGCCATGCGCTGGCACATCTTGTACGATCTGATAGCGGATTGTGGGCGCAAGGAATGCTGATCCGCCTTGGCTTGGCGCAGGTCAAAACATCTCAGCGCAACCCGGAAATGGCGGCCCAGCTTTATGCGCTGGAGGCGGAAGCCCGCCACGAGAAAATCGGCATTTGGGAAAATGATGATGTCATTTTGAGCCCGGAAGATGCGCTGAAACATCTCAACAGCTTTCAGATTGTGGAGGGTGTCATTCAAAGCGCGGCGATGAAAAAGAACCGGGTTTACCTTAATTTTGGCGGGAACTGGCGTAATGATTTCACTGTATCGATTGCGCCGGAGGACCGAAGAATATTTTCGAAGGCTGAGATTAATCCGCTGGACTGGAATGGTGCGCATGTGCGGGTGCGTGGCTGGGTTGAAGAGTATAATGGCGCGTATATTGAAATTGATCATCCGGAGGCTCTGGAAATTTTAAGCGCAGGCGATGATGTACAAAAACGGCCAAACGACAAATAG
- the pip gene encoding prolyl aminopeptidase, which produces MPHRKHKPVSQTTNDVSRTPRKPLLDLFPALTPYSSGFLDVDDTHNLYWEQSGNPDGAPVLFLHGGPGAGATPVHRRFFDPDHYRIIIFDQRGSGRSHPLGSLENNTTVHLVDDIERLRQHLRIERWHIFGGSWGSTLSLSYARVYPQRCISMILRGIFLCEQDEIDWFLYGMRNIFPEAWEQFAGFLPEDEQSDLLDNYYKHLTGADEEKQMEAAIHWSLYEGACASLLPNYETITTDEQKDHALALARIEAHYFKYEVITRENSLLNSIDKIREIPSTIIHGRYDLICPIRTAHKLHQLWPEADYIVVPDAGHSALDPTLRSRLIEATERAKTLA; this is translated from the coding sequence ATGCCACATCGTAAACACAAGCCTGTTTCTCAAACCACAAATGATGTTAGCCGCACGCCTCGAAAGCCTTTACTCGACCTGTTTCCAGCCTTAACGCCGTATTCAAGTGGTTTTTTGGACGTCGATGACACGCATAATCTTTACTGGGAGCAAAGCGGTAATCCTGATGGGGCGCCTGTTTTGTTTTTGCATGGCGGTCCTGGTGCTGGGGCAACGCCGGTGCATAGGCGTTTTTTTGATCCGGATCATTACCGGATTATAATTTTCGATCAGCGCGGATCGGGGCGTTCACACCCTTTGGGCAGTCTTGAAAACAACACAACTGTGCATCTGGTTGATGATATTGAACGGCTTCGCCAGCATTTGCGTATTGAGCGCTGGCATATTTTTGGCGGATCGTGGGGCAGCACCTTGTCGCTGTCTTATGCCCGCGTATACCCACAGCGCTGCATCAGCATGATTTTGCGCGGGATTTTTTTATGTGAGCAAGATGAGATTGACTGGTTTCTTTACGGCATGCGCAACATCTTCCCCGAGGCGTGGGAGCAGTTTGCGGGTTTTTTACCGGAAGATGAGCAAAGTGACCTGCTGGATAATTATTACAAGCATTTGACTGGAGCAGATGAAGAAAAACAAATGGAAGCGGCTATTCACTGGAGTCTTTATGAAGGAGCATGCGCATCGCTGCTGCCCAATTATGAAACCATTACAACGGATGAACAAAAAGACCATGCGCTGGCGCTAGCGCGGATCGAGGCGCATTATTTTAAATATGAAGTGATTACTCGTGAGAACAGTCTTTTGAACAGCATTGATAAAATCCGGGAAATCCCCTCAACTATCATTCATGGACGTTATGATCTGATTTGTCCGATCCGAACTGCGCACAAACTTCATCAGCTTTGGCCGGAGGCAGATTATATTGTTGTGCCCGACGCCGGACATTCGGCGCTTGATCCTACGCTACGTTCGCGCTTGATTGAAGCAACAGAACGTGCCAAAACCCTCGCATAG
- a CDS encoding phosphoglycerate kinase: protein MSFQSIRDMDFQGKKVLLRADLNVPARRGKVTDTTRIDRLKPTIDFLRGAGAKILILSHFGRPEGEQNPEMSLAFLTPTLEERWGCNIRFSPDCIGVKAEAVIAKMCEGDVTLLENVRFYKEEKQNAPEFVAKLAALGDVFVNDAFSAAHRAHASTEGLAHVLPAVAGLLMEQELNALDAALEHPKKPVAAIVGGSKISTKLGVLNNIVQRVDYMILGGAMANTFLYANGADVGSSLCETNMKDEALRIFETARKGGCEIVLPIDSVVVSELKLNAPSEIVDSQAIPNDKMAIDVGPKSIAYVESILEKSKTLLWNGPMGVFELKPFDHGTNALARKAAEQTKTGNLVSIAGGGDTVAALENAEVCQDFTYISTAGGAFLEWLKGETLPGIEALNITQKAA from the coding sequence ATGAGTTTTCAATCGATCCGCGATATGGATTTTCAGGGTAAAAAAGTCCTTTTGCGCGCGGATTTAAATGTGCCGGCGCGGCGTGGTAAAGTAACGGATACTACACGCATTGACCGTTTAAAGCCGACGATTGATTTTCTGCGCGGGGCTGGTGCAAAAATTCTTATTCTTTCCCATTTTGGCCGCCCGGAAGGAGAGCAAAACCCGGAAATGTCGTTGGCCTTTTTGACACCGACTCTGGAAGAACGCTGGGGATGTAATATTCGTTTTAGCCCTGATTGCATTGGGGTAAAGGCTGAAGCTGTAATTGCAAAGATGTGCGAAGGCGATGTTACGCTGTTGGAAAATGTTCGTTTTTACAAAGAAGAAAAGCAAAATGCGCCGGAATTTGTTGCAAAACTGGCGGCGCTAGGGGACGTTTTCGTCAATGACGCTTTTTCCGCAGCGCACCGCGCCCATGCAAGTACGGAAGGCTTGGCGCATGTTCTTCCAGCGGTAGCGGGGCTTTTGATGGAGCAAGAGCTGAATGCTCTCGATGCAGCGTTGGAACACCCGAAAAAACCAGTAGCGGCAATTGTCGGCGGTTCAAAAATTTCCACTAAACTTGGAGTGCTCAACAATATCGTACAGCGGGTGGATTATATGATCCTCGGCGGGGCAATGGCCAATACATTTCTTTATGCAAATGGCGCGGATGTAGGTAGCTCCTTGTGTGAGACCAACATGAAGGATGAAGCTCTAAGAATTTTTGAAACGGCACGCAAGGGTGGCTGTGAGATTGTACTGCCGATTGATAGTGTGGTGGTGAGCGAGCTCAAACTCAACGCTCCTTCTGAAATTGTTGATTCTCAGGCCATTCCGAATGATAAAATGGCTATTGATGTCGGTCCGAAAAGCATTGCCTATGTCGAAAGCATTCTTGAAAAAAGCAAGACTTTGCTCTGGAACGGGCCAATGGGGGTATTTGAGCTTAAACCTTTTGACCACGGTACCAATGCATTGGCGCGCAAGGCTGCGGAACAAACAAAAACCGGAAATCTGGTCAGTATTGCCGGAGGCGGCGATACGGTCGCTGCGCTGGAAAATGCCGAAGTCTGTCAGGATTTCACTTACATTTCTACTGCGGGCGGGGCATTTTTAGAGTGGCTTAAAGGCGAGACACTGCCCGGCATTGAGGCCCTCAATATAACTCAAAAAGCCGCCTGA
- a CDS encoding DUF2336 domain-containing protein, giving the protein MDLSFLDKTSTVTPLLVRLYDSHKLYGLASDDKPLARAELTSAVSELLEMELSPKESELIADVLIALMRQAEIDLREALSERLAILENVPLRLILQMANDEIPVAAPVLSKSPVLGDMDLIYIIKSKGPKYWQAIAKRENMSNQIMNLLADTRDIDTTIQLVKNKKINLTEYSLTILSDLAQQSDALAAPLLRREEVGPELAKVLYAYVGEEIKEQVKTLYGFEAQSVVQAVDEVIVEMVEASESVSEFTPNKAILRAADRYKQKGLLTIKLMLGTLRRGQIAAFVGQFSRYSGLDPKTTLEILSQTSGQGLAVACKAFDVPKEDFISIFLLTNRVRNHGRMVALNDMTKAINYFNRIKPEVARSIIENSLDEELKK; this is encoded by the coding sequence ATGGATCTAAGTTTTTTAGATAAGACATCAACAGTAACACCTTTATTGGTGCGACTATATGATTCGCACAAGCTGTATGGTTTGGCCAGTGACGACAAGCCTCTTGCGCGTGCTGAACTGACCTCTGCTGTTAGCGAATTACTGGAGATGGAGCTTTCTCCTAAAGAAAGCGAATTGATCGCCGATGTACTCATTGCCTTGATGCGCCAGGCAGAAATAGACCTGCGGGAAGCTTTATCTGAACGTCTCGCTATTTTAGAAAATGTGCCACTACGTCTCATTTTGCAAATGGCCAATGACGAAATTCCTGTCGCAGCGCCTGTTTTAAGCAAGAGTCCGGTCTTGGGGGATATGGATTTAATTTATATCATTAAGTCCAAGGGGCCGAAATACTGGCAGGCTATAGCCAAACGCGAAAATATGAGCAACCAGATTATGAACTTGCTGGCTGACACGCGTGATATTGATACGACGATTCAACTAGTTAAAAATAAAAAAATTAACTTAACCGAATATAGTCTGACAATCCTTAGCGACTTGGCCCAGCAATCTGACGCACTGGCCGCTCCGCTTCTGCGGCGTGAAGAGGTCGGCCCGGAATTGGCCAAAGTCCTATATGCATATGTTGGTGAAGAAATAAAAGAACAAGTCAAAACACTCTACGGTTTTGAAGCCCAATCTGTAGTTCAGGCCGTCGATGAAGTCATTGTTGAAATGGTTGAGGCCAGCGAGTCCGTCAGCGAATTTACGCCCAACAAGGCTATCCTCAGGGCAGCAGACCGTTATAAGCAAAAAGGACTGCTAACCATTAAGCTCATGCTCGGCACGTTACGCCGCGGGCAAATAGCAGCCTTTGTTGGACAGTTCTCTCGTTATTCTGGTTTAGATCCGAAGACCACGCTGGAAATTCTTTCACAAACCAGCGGGCAGGGGCTGGCCGTAGCGTGTAAGGCTTTTGATGTTCCAAAAGAAGATTTTATTTCAATTTTTTTACTGACAAACCGCGTCCGCAACCACGGCCGCATGGTTGCGCTGAACGATATGACAAAAGCGATAAATTATTTCAACAGGATCAAACCTGAGGTCGCACGCAGTATCATTGAAAATTCTCTCGATGAAGAATTGAAGAAATAA
- a CDS encoding AMP nucleosidase has protein sequence MMHSPDMIAPKTCSAPEEVLAQVKIIYDAQIAFLRARFDALTKGDGVKGRSRAFYPYARISTKYARRTDTRLSYGFAPRPGTYSITLTRPDIFANYYLEQFRNIIKNHDITIEVGVSNTPIPLHFALGEEFHLEGDLGAEQLKDLPDLFDMPNLDIMDDEIANGTYIPAEGQDRPLALFTAPRVDLSIQRLRHYCGMPAEHFQNFVIFTNYQFYIDEFVKIGESKAGKDGYSEFIQPAAATRLPQMPAYHLKRKDGKGITMVNIGVGPSNAKTITDHIAVLRPHAWLMLGHCAGLRNSQNLGDYVLAHGYLREDNILDTDLPTSIPIPALAEIQVALEKAVSEICGFEGYDIKKVMRTGTVATTDDRNWELRSSIRQNKRLSQSRAIAMDMESGTIAANGFRFRVPYGTLLCVSDKPLHGQLKLPGMANTFYRQRVDQHLQVGIRAMEMLRQLAPEKLHSRKLRSFNEVAFQ, from the coding sequence ATGATGCACTCTCCCGATATGATCGCCCCCAAAACCTGTTCGGCGCCTGAAGAAGTTTTGGCGCAGGTCAAAATTATCTATGATGCCCAGATTGCCTTCCTGCGCGCCCGCTTTGACGCGCTGACCAAAGGCGATGGGGTAAAGGGACGCAGCCGTGCATTTTACCCTTATGCGCGCATTTCGACCAAATATGCACGCCGCACGGATACGAGGCTGTCCTATGGCTTTGCTCCGCGCCCCGGCACATATAGCATAACCCTGACCCGCCCGGATATTTTTGCCAATTACTATCTCGAACAATTTCGTAATATCATAAAAAATCACGATATTACGATTGAAGTCGGTGTCAGCAATACGCCGATTCCATTGCATTTCGCGCTGGGTGAAGAATTTCACCTTGAGGGCGATTTGGGAGCAGAACAGCTTAAAGACCTGCCGGATCTATTCGATATGCCGAATCTGGATATTATGGACGATGAAATCGCTAATGGCACGTATATACCCGCAGAAGGGCAGGATCGACCGCTCGCGCTCTTTACCGCGCCGCGCGTTGATCTCAGCATTCAGCGTCTGCGCCATTATTGTGGCATGCCTGCAGAACATTTTCAGAATTTTGTGATCTTTACAAACTATCAATTCTATATCGATGAATTCGTTAAAATCGGCGAGAGCAAAGCAGGAAAAGACGGTTATAGCGAATTTATCCAGCCTGCCGCAGCCACACGTTTGCCACAAATGCCGGCCTATCATCTCAAACGCAAAGATGGTAAGGGCATCACCATGGTCAATATCGGTGTTGGCCCTTCCAATGCCAAAACCATCACCGACCACATCGCTGTACTGCGTCCGCATGCGTGGCTGATGCTCGGCCATTGCGCAGGACTGCGCAATTCTCAAAATCTCGGTGATTATGTTCTTGCCCACGGCTACTTACGCGAAGACAATATCCTCGATACCGACCTGCCGACCAGCATTCCTATTCCCGCTCTGGCGGAAATTCAAGTCGCGCTGGAAAAAGCTGTGAGCGAAATTTGTGGCTTTGAGGGATACGACATCAAAAAAGTCATGCGCACCGGCACAGTCGCCACAACCGATGACCGTAATTGGGAACTGCGCTCTTCCATCCGCCAAAATAAACGCCTCAGCCAAAGCCGCGCCATCGCCATGGATATGGAGAGCGGTACAATCGCTGCCAACGGTTTTCGTTTTCGCGTACCCTATGGGACGCTTCTATGTGTCTCCGACAAACCTCTGCACGGGCAACTCAAGCTGCCGGGCATGGCCAATACGTTTTATCGCCAGCGCGTAGACCAGCACTTACAGGTCGGTATTCGGGCCATGGAAATGCTGCGCCAATTGGCCCCAGAAAAACTCCATAGCCGCAAACTTCGCAGCTTCAACGAAGTCGCATTTCAATAA
- the ftsY gene encoding signal recognition particle-docking protein FtsY — protein sequence MVFWRKKQNIAEQEQEEREEKLFHPKGEPAIEPSTDYEAELDDEIRHEMEDETASEILDDLRLSPAPKHDRLDDAEEAEEFADDSNEGGWLSRLTSGLSKSTNKITKGLTDLVTKKTLDQETLDGLEELLIEADLGPKTAAKIIEEFSKGRFGKEISEEEIREALAETIAGILKPVAKLLTIEKPDDGPFTIIVCGVNGVGKTTTIGKIAQNLKFKDHCSVVMAAGDTFRAAAVEQLGIWAKRTGAKLVQKDVGADAASVAFEAYEQAKNQGADVLLIDTAGRLQNKANLMDELAKVIRVLKKQDESLPHETLLVLDATTGQNAFSQLETFKDMVNVTGLIVTKLDGSAKGGVLVGLADQFGVPVYSIGIGEGLDDLQPFCPREYARALMGLEN from the coding sequence ATGGTTTTTTGGCGTAAAAAGCAAAATATTGCCGAGCAGGAACAAGAAGAACGTGAAGAAAAACTTTTTCATCCCAAAGGTGAACCGGCAATTGAGCCATCCACAGATTATGAAGCCGAACTGGATGATGAAATTCGTCATGAGATGGAAGATGAAACCGCCAGTGAAATTCTTGATGATCTGCGCCTGTCTCCTGCGCCTAAGCATGATAGGCTTGACGATGCGGAAGAGGCCGAAGAATTTGCCGATGACAGTAATGAAGGCGGTTGGCTTTCACGCCTGACCAGTGGTTTGTCCAAATCCACCAACAAAATCACCAAAGGACTCACCGATCTGGTTACAAAGAAAACGCTGGATCAAGAAACACTTGACGGGTTGGAAGAGTTGCTTATCGAGGCGGATCTTGGTCCAAAAACCGCTGCCAAAATTATCGAGGAATTTTCTAAAGGCCGCTTTGGCAAGGAAATTAGTGAAGAAGAAATCCGTGAGGCTCTGGCCGAAACAATCGCAGGAATTCTAAAGCCTGTCGCCAAACTGCTTACTATTGAAAAACCGGATGACGGACCTTTTACTATAATCGTTTGCGGCGTGAATGGCGTGGGTAAGACCACCACGATTGGTAAGATTGCCCAGAATTTGAAATTTAAAGATCACTGTTCGGTTGTGATGGCTGCCGGGGATACTTTCCGCGCGGCCGCTGTCGAACAGCTCGGCATTTGGGCCAAGCGCACCGGCGCGAAGTTGGTACAAAAAGACGTTGGTGCAGATGCCGCTTCTGTGGCTTTTGAGGCTTATGAGCAGGCCAAAAACCAAGGGGCTGATGTGCTTCTGATCGACACCGCCGGACGCTTGCAAAACAAAGCAAACTTGATGGATGAGTTGGCCAAAGTCATCCGCGTACTAAAAAAACAGGACGAAAGCTTGCCGCATGAAACGCTTTTAGTGCTTGATGCCACCACCGGTCAAAATGCATTTTCTCAACTTGAAACCTTCAAGGACATGGTCAATGTCACCGGCCTGATCGTCACCAAGCTCGACGGCAGCGCCAAAGGTGGTGTTCTCGTTGGGCTGGCCGACCAGTTCGGCGTACCGGTCTATTCTATCGGTATTGGTGAAGGGCTTGATGATTTACAACCATTCTGTCCGCGTGAATACGCCCGCGCACTTATGGGTCTAGAGAATTGA
- the mtaB gene encoding tRNA (N(6)-L-threonylcarbamoyladenosine(37)-C(2))-methylthiotransferase MtaB encodes MDQKSPKLVTFGCRLNTYESEVMRTHAANAGLDDAIIFNTCAVTKEAERQARQAIRRARRENPNAKIIVTGCSAQITPDTYAAMPEVDQIIGNDLKLKAESWGVEQGEKVMVNDIMSVTETASHLIEGFEDRSRAFLQVQNGCDHRCTFCIIPYGRGPSRSVPIGVIAEHVRALVEQGYNEIVFTGVDVTSYGPDLPGAPTLGQMIRRVLALVPELPRLRLSSLDPVEIDDDLWRLIAEEPRLMPHLHLSLQAGDDMILKRMKRRHLRNDVIAMCQRARTLRPDIEFGADIITGFPTETEEMFQNTLKIVEECDLTYLHVFPYSERKGTPAARIPGQVPPKERKERAARLRALGELQLQKLLRRNLNKEAQIIVEKGSFGRTQNFSPVHLNAKARPGDLLSVKLSGITGENLLGEPL; translated from the coding sequence ATGGATCAAAAGAGTCCAAAACTCGTCACCTTCGGCTGCCGCCTCAACACCTATGAGTCAGAGGTGATGCGCACGCACGCCGCTAATGCGGGGCTGGATGACGCCATCATCTTTAACACCTGCGCTGTAACAAAAGAAGCCGAGCGTCAGGCCCGGCAAGCCATTCGCCGTGCCCGGCGTGAAAATCCGAATGCAAAAATCATTGTCACGGGCTGCTCGGCGCAGATCACCCCTGATACCTACGCCGCTATGCCTGAGGTCGACCAGATCATCGGCAATGATTTAAAGCTTAAAGCCGAAAGCTGGGGGGTGGAGCAGGGCGAAAAGGTCATGGTCAACGACATTATGTCTGTAACCGAAACCGCCAGCCATCTGATCGAAGGCTTTGAGGACCGCTCCCGCGCCTTCCTGCAGGTGCAAAATGGCTGCGACCACCGCTGCACTTTTTGCATTATTCCCTATGGTCGCGGCCCTTCGCGTTCTGTCCCTATAGGGGTGATTGCCGAACATGTTCGTGCGCTGGTCGAACAAGGTTATAATGAAATTGTATTTACCGGCGTCGATGTTACCTCATACGGGCCCGATTTGCCTGGCGCGCCGACACTAGGGCAGATGATCCGCCGCGTACTGGCTCTTGTCCCTGAACTGCCGCGTCTGCGCCTTTCATCGCTCGATCCGGTCGAAATCGATGACGACCTTTGGCGCCTGATTGCCGAAGAACCACGCCTGATGCCGCATCTGCATCTAAGCTTGCAAGCGGGAGATGATATGATCCTTAAACGCATGAAGCGCCGCCATTTGCGCAATGATGTTATTGCGATGTGCCAGCGGGCTCGTACCCTCCGCCCCGATATTGAATTCGGTGCCGACATTATCACCGGCTTTCCCACTGAAACCGAAGAGATGTTCCAAAACACCCTTAAAATCGTCGAAGAATGCGACTTGACCTATCTCCATGTCTTTCCTTACTCAGAGCGCAAAGGCACTCCCGCCGCACGTATTCCCGGTCAGGTTCCACCAAAAGAGCGCAAAGAGCGCGCCGCGCGCTTGCGAGCGCTAGGAGAACTGCAGCTCCAAAAATTACTTAGGCGAAACCTTAATAAAGAAGCGCAAATTATTGTTGAAAAAGGAAGTTTTGGCAGAACTCAAAACTTTTCGCCTGTGCATCTGAATGCAAAAGCCCGTCCTGGCGATCTTTTGTCCGTCAAGCTCTCCGGCATAACAGGCGAAAACCTGCTTGGCGAGCCGCTTTAG